AACTCTGACGGGGCCAATCAGTTACGGATATCGTTAGAGCCCTGTAGAAACATGGACAAAGAATCTgaatcaggaggtgaggtgagagtggttcCGTTGTCAACAAGGAAACATTTCACTGACTGCAGCAACAAGGAGAATGAACAAAAGTGAAGTCAATTAGAATCAAATGGAAACTGTCTGATGGTTATGGTCGTACCGAGAGTAGAGGAAGATGCTATTGGTATTTGGATGCTAATCATCTCAGTGTCTGGACATCGTGtcacgagttcctcagggttgtgtcttaGCCTTAATCATCTTCATCTGCTGCATAAATGAACATACCTCCATCATAAGGCCTGAATTTGGAGTGTTCACTAATggtttcacagtgttcagtaccatttacctCTTGAGTTATGGAAGCCAAACGTGCCTACATTcagcaagatctggataatatTCAAGCTTGGACTAATATCTAgcaagtaacatacatgccacgcaagtgtcagataatgatgatctccaacaagactcAATGTAGCCACATTTCCTTGAAGGCCAATGCAATTACCATGCCCAAATGCACCACATCAAGACTCTGACCATTGTAGTTGACCAGATAACTAACTGTACCAGCCTTATAAACACAATAACTTCAATTTCAGGTCAGTGGCTGGAAATTCTACAGCGAGTACCTCACCTccgcactccccaaagcctgtgcacaatTTACAAAGCAAGAGATAGGAGTGTTACGAAGTAATTTGCACTTTCTGAATGGCTAGAGATACAACAACACGAAAGCAGCTCAataacatccaagacaaagcaatccGATACATCAGCAGCCCATCCATTACCTTACACCATCAGTCCTCCCACTGCtatcacacagtggtagcagtgagtaCCAGctgccagatgcactgcagcaacttgccattcgtccttcgacagcaccttttaaATTCACAAACTCCagcacctagaagagcaagggcaacaCACGAATGAGAAAACTACCACTTGCCAGTTTGCCGCCAAGCCACAcatatcctgacttgaaactgtatcacattcctccactgtcactgggtcaatatcctggatatctctcccaaacagcactgtatgTGCACCTACATCACAAGGAGTGCAGTGGGtcgagaaggcggctcaccaccaccttttcaagagtAACTCTGGATGGACAATCaatgctcgccttgccagcgatgctctctacccatgaaaaaaaaattaaaaaacgaGCTTGACTTTTCAAGAATGAAACTTTGCAACATTACTACGCACAAAGTGTGGGAGACTTTTGAAGTTTCTTCTGCACATGTCAATTGATACTAAATCAATTAACAACATTAAGCCTGATATTGATAGAAGTGTGTTACTGAAATGTGTTGATGATATGGGATGAAGGGAGATATATCGAGTTAGGTCGTAGTTAAGCCATGGTCTCACTGAATGGCAAGCAGGCTAAAGAGATAAATGGCTTCCGCCTTTTTTTCCCGCTTGTCATATGTTCCTAtgtgctcagaattggacgcaaAACCATAAATGGTGCCCACGCAATAATTCATCGACGTTGAACATTTCTTTCTAACTATTCAACTTTATTGTtctaccagttccgaagaagggtcactgacccgaaacgttaactctgcttctcttttcacagatgctgccagacctgctgagtggttccagcatttcttgtttttatttcagatttccagcatccacagtattttgctttatttttcTACTGTCCTGTCATTGAAAAAAATACATCACacggtttatattgcttctcctcttaCTGCCTACCCAAATGTATCAATTATGTTtcctggtttatttatttatttagagatacagcactgaaacaggcccttcggcccaccgagtctgtgccgaccaacagccacccatttatactaatcctacattaaccccatattccctatcacatgcccatcattctcctaccacctacctacactaggggcaatttacaatggccaatttacctattaacctgcaagtccttggctgtgggaggaaaccggagcacccgtcggaaaccacgcggtcatagggagagcttgcaaattctgcacaggcagtacccagaactgaacataggtcattggagctgtgaggtcgcggtgctaaccactgtgccaccaaattTTAAATTGAAAATTGCAGGTGTCTGCTGGTTCAGCCAGACTTTCAATGTCTTCTGATTTCTTCCACTATCATTCTTAGTGTATATTGGCATTTCTATTATTCATGCCTCCTTCAAAGGTTGAAATTGTCCTTTTTGCAGACAAGTCCATGCCATCAATGTCTATGACTTTTCTGCACTGAATGCCATCTTCCATGTATCCGCCCATTTCACTAGCCTTCTAGTGTCCTTTTGAAATTTATTACCCTCTTCCTCACTTTTAACTTCAGTTCCACACTGCCTGTCAGTTGCAAATTTCGAAATGTTGCCCTATGTTcatacgtccaagtcattaatcgaTTTCAGTAAAATGATGCAAATACTGAACACTGTGGAACAGCAATGTACGATTATATCTACAGCAAGAAAAACAAACAAGAACAACAATGTTGAAAATATACCTCCTGAACACTGTTACTCTTCTCAATATTTACTGGGATGCTGATTTACTGTAAGGCTATTATTTATCATTTTTAATTTAATCCCCTTCATTTTGTGCGTCTCGTCCTCTCCTGATTCCCGCAGAAGTACCTGTTTGTTGATCTATTTCACAATCCCATCGTTATTATTTTATTAAATCCGTGTTGCAGAAACAATAATTATATCCGTTACTGAATGCAATAACAAACCGATAAATTTCACCCAAAATCCATCAGACTACTGCTTTTCCTGCCAGTCTGATGGAGAATTTCCCTCTTTATTTGCTTTCCTGTAAGTTAACTTAGGGGCAATGGTAATTTTTTTTCATCGATTTTCCAGTGAATTAATTTCCAaatattgctttgaaataatttgaATTCTGTCCTGCAAACCTGTTGCATGTGAGGGAATCTCACAAACTGTCCAACAATTCAATTTCGATTCTGTCAATGTCTCCTTTAGTGTAAATGCTCCTGATTATCACCATGGTATTGTGAATAATACATTGATTTGGCAACGTCAATGTTTAGAAACTTGTCCAATTATGCCTGAATGGGGACAAGAATTCATTCGGCCTTTTACTGTCAttaagatactctctgacacctcagtgtAGTGTATCACAACAGCAAGATTACTGAGAATGTAAACACACAATATGTTGTTACAGAATATATTTTaatcatattgaaccatcagatctTACAGGAACGGTATGGCTGATTCTGCAGTTACTCAAAAATAATTGGATATTATTTTTCTTTTTCAAAAGTTGTTTGAGAAAGTACAATTGCATCTGAACCTCATCTAGATTTAATCAGTTTCTCCTCTCCTCTGTTGGACTTATGCACTTCTTGCATTTACAGTTCCACGGAGGTCTTCCAATGCTCACAAGAGGTCTTGCAGCCAAGCTTTTTTTCCCCCTCCACACTTGGTTCACTGTTTCATTTTCCAAGCCAGCTCCCGTTTTCTGGGTTAAATGAACGTCCTGGGCGGTGGAGGTAAATGAGCGATGTCACATTGGCCACCTGTTATCTGCCCATTTTCAAGCAGTGCGGAAGAAGTCATGTTACTTCAGCGACATCATGCCACGCACAATCCATTAGAAACAGCCATGCACAATCGCATTTCCAATGGTGCAACTGAAAAATTACTGACAGGTGAATCCTAGGTCGATACACTTCATTGCAGAGTGAGAAGGAAGGTCATATTATGATACTGTCACATAACCCAGGGTCACTGGCTAAAGATAAGTCGCAGGATACTGGGAAGATGCCCTGGATCAGTGGGTACAGATCTGGAGCAGGAACCTGGACTGGTTTCCCACAACAATGCAGGGTCACTCAGTAAGGATGAAGGGCACTCTCCTAGACCGATTACCTCACGCTAACAGAAATCACTGGGCAAAGATGAGGAACAGGAAGCAGGACTGAGTTCCCCTAAACAAACCAAGGGTCAGTGATTGATACGAAGGACAAGGATCCAGGGCTTATCCCCACACTAGGCCACTGTTCCTTGAAAAATGCCACAAGCAGGAAGCTatgttcattccccaccccctcccaccaattTTCACTGGGTCATTGCCGATTGATCAGAGCCAGCAACAGAAGTTGATTCCTCAATCTGACCCAGCATCGCTGGCAAATGATCTGGAACATGAAACTGGGTTGATTCCATCATCCAAACCCACAGTCATTGGTTAATGACCAAGAGCAACAGCCTGGGCTGAATGCTTTGCACTAACTATAGTCTGTGAACACATGCTGACATTTCCGAATGGAAGCCTAGCTCCTGTAGTCCTTATTATCCCTGTGACACTaaaattttatttatttgtttattttactgGAGCATTAAATACACCAGCATCTCAGCAGCATCCTTTATTCATTTTGACATGTTCATTTTCATTTGTCCACGTCATCCCAGATAATAACTTTTATGGTTAAATGGTTGACGTCATTGAATGACAATCACTGTCTGCAGTGGATAATCCTGCCACATGCAAAATCAGTTCAGTATGTCACGGACACAGTAACAGATTTTCAAATCTCAATAGGCATGCATTCACACTGTAACAATTTCCCTCCATCACAGTTAACCTATTGACGATAGTAATTctctctcgaggaaagtgcggtctctccagatgtgtcactcgctacctggtggccatggctgtggcggatctactggtcattgtcctCGACCTGATTTTAAGGCACATTCCAATTCGTTATCGGGAAGCATTTTTCCCACTTTATTACATCCGTGTGTGTAATATCCATGCCACCTTGCTTTATGCagcaacagactgttctgtctggttcacagtcgctttcacctttgatcgatttgtggccatttgttgccagaagttaaAAACTAGATATTGCAAAGAGAAAACAGCTGATGTGGTTCTTGgagcagtgactgtgctgagctgtttaaaagacatcacctggtattttctgGTGTCAAATCAGTATAGCCGTTTTAACAGCCCCTGGTTTTGCCGTGTAAACACAGACGTTATGTCTTCACCAGTCTGGGGAACAATCGCGTTCTTTCATAGCATTATAACACCTGGCATCGCATTTGTTTTGATTTTACTACTCAATGTTTTTACCGTCAGACACATAATAGTTGCCAGCAGAGCACGAAGGCGACTGCggactcacagcagtggagagagcccCAGAGACCCAGAAATGGATAGTCGAAGAaaatccataattttactgttCGTTATCTCGGGTAATTTCATACTGCTATGGTCAGAGTTAATGGTGCATTCTATATGGAAACGCATGTGGTGGTTGGGTTCTAACTCTGCAATTCTACCTGCTTTTTTAATGGAAATGGGATTCatacttcagctcctgagttgctgcacaaatacttgtatttatgctgtgacACAGACTAAGTTCAGAGCTCAGTTGAAGAATGTGGTGAAATACCCCATTACACTAATTTTAAAATTGATTAAACAATGAGATGCACTGAGGAAGGTTAAGCAACAGAACAAATATTGTCTCTTATTCTAAGAAAATAagcaaataagaaataggagcaggagcagaccattcagtgcTTCAAGCCTGTTTGCCAATCAATGCGATGGTGGCTTATCTTCTTTctgaactctactttcctgcctcttTTCCATATCATTTCATTCCCCGAGAGGCAAAATAGATTTGCCTATCCCGACCTTAAGCACACTGAATGATTGGGCATCCTTCAccttctgaagtagagaattcaaaagattcacaacccttttattgAAGGAGCTTTTCCACGTCTGAGTCATAACTGAGCGCCCCTCTACCTTGAAAATGTACTCCCGTGTTGTGCATTCCCAAGCCAGGGGAAACGGCCTCTCAGAGACCATCCTGTCCAGCCCTTTCAGATTCGTGTACGTTTCAATGAGGTATCTCTAATTTTTCCAAACTCCAGAGATTGTAgggcaggaatcaatctagtgaactttcgcagtaccacctccagtgcaagtatatacgtccttaaatatggagaccaaaaatgcacacagtactccaggtgtggtcgcacCAAATCCCTGTATAACTCCAGCAAGGCcattcttattcttgtactccaatccattgtaataaaggccagcatgtcatttgccttcctaattgcttgttggaaCTGCATTCTAAATTTCTTTAGTCCTTGTACGAGGACACCCATGTCTCTCTTAACATCAATATTTAAGCATTTCTCGCGTTACGACCGAAATAGGAAGAATGCACTCTCTTTTCTGGTTGCaattctccacagttcacaacatatatttcagtgtttacccagttacagatacaGTCAGTCAAAGATTCTAttctttatcctagaataaaagtCCCCCATTAATTTTCCTCtgtaaacaacacaattatcagtttattataaaacaagacttaaccagtaatgaagcaaagcattaacgcacagagCGAAATATGGAGGTCTATTTTTACattagcctctctctctctttctctctctctctctgtctctctctctcacactcactcactctcactcacacacacacgcacaacagttaactttaaaaatagaGATGTTTTCTTTAGAGTTCTCTTACAATAAAAAAAGAATGCCTTGGacaaatacttactaattcttgaagaagagaagaagaagaagaactgtccttttttggtttggtgtcacgAATGCCTGTAGATGGCTGTCAGTAGGACATTGCTGGAACATTTCTTTCCAGGTGAAGATCAGTTtgacaggctttccaagagaaatgtgacaacaggggtttctggcaggcctttcattcGGAATGTCGCATCAATTTCTCGATGTCTTACACTTGCTTCTGAGAACATCTCAAAGAGATGG
This genomic interval from Heterodontus francisci isolate sHetFra1 chromosome 21, sHetFra1.hap1, whole genome shotgun sequence contains the following:
- the LOC137381161 gene encoding probable G-protein coupled receptor 139, which translates into the protein MRRSFSWEFDYLSTYYAWMKLDHRIHYGLLIIQKIYYPILAVVGVPVNLLTIVILSRGKCGLSRCVTRYLVAMAVADLLVIVLDLILRHIPIRYREAFFPLYYIRVCNIHATLLYAATDCSVWFTVAFTFDRFVAICCQKLKTRYCKEKTADVVLGAVTVLSCLKDITWYFLVSNQYSRFNSPWFCRVNTDVMSSPVWGTIAFFHSIITPGIAFVLILLLNVFTVRHIIVASRARRRLRTHSSGESPRDPEMDSRRKSIILLFVISGNFILLWSELMVHSIWKRMWWLGSNSAILPAFLMEMGFILQLLSCCTNTCIYAVTQTKFRAQLKNVVKYPITLILKLIKQ